The Synechococcus sp. UW179A DNA window AGCGCCAGGCCGGAGCCCTGGTGATCTTCCTGGTGGATGCCAGCGGCTCCATGGCCCTGAACCGCATGCAGAGCGCCAAAGGCGCTGTGATTCGGCTGCTCACCGAGGCCTACGAAAACCGCGACGAAGTGTCGTTGATCCCCTTCCGAGGCGATCAGGCCGAGGTGCTGCTGCCTCCCACGCGCTCGATCACCGCAGCACGACGGCGTCTGGAATCGATGCCCTGTGGCGGAGGCTCACCACTGGCCCATGGACTGACCCAGGCAGCACGGGTTGGCGCTAATGCTCTGGCAACAGGCGATCTGGGCCAGGTTGTGGTGGTGGCCATCACCGATGGGCGTGGCAACGTGCCCCTCAGCACATCCCTAGGCCAGCCGGAATTGGAAGGCGAAGAAAAGCCAGACCTCAAACAGGAAGTGCTGGATGTGGCAACGCGCTACCGGATGCTGGGCATCAAGCTGCTGGTGATCGACACCGAGCGCAAATTCATCGGTAGTGGCATGGGCAAAGACCTGGCCGAAGCCGCAGGGGGCAAATATGTTCAGTTGCCAAAAGCCAGCGATCAGGCGATCGCGGCCATGGCCATGGATGCCATCAATGCAGTGACCTGACTTTGCAGCACTAGTTCGATGTACCGGTCTGCGCGGGATAGACCTCCTCAAACAAGGTCCCGAGCCCGATCATCACGCTGCGCAGGCTCTTCATGAAACGGGGATCATCAGTGAGCTGTTCGATATCACCACCGACCTGATCGATGCGAGCCGTGAGATCACGGGCATTGGTCACCGTCTGCTTGAGATCACTCACCGTTTCAGGGTTGTCGATCGCCCCTGCCAAATTGTTGATATGGGCTGCAGCATCGGCAGCCTCAGCGGTGGCCCTGTTCAGATTTTCAATGGTGGGCTTGGCTCTGGCCACTTCAGCGCGCAGCTGGTTGACCAGCTCGTCGACATTTTCAGCCGCCACATCTGCCGTATTCAGGAACTTTGAAGCGTCCTGACTGGTGATCCCGAACTGCTTGGTTGACTCCACCAGTTCGGGGATCAGGTTCGACTTCTGTGCCTCATTGAGCAGCTGCTCGAGGGTGGCTGTCACGGTGGAAAGACTCGCGGCCGACTCGCCAGGGACGGTTGCACCGTTGCAAAGGATTCCGCTGTTGCGACAACGGCCTGATTTCGGCGTGGGCGCATTCTTCGGAAGTGGCGCTCCTGTTGTGACCAGTTCAACCTGCGAATCACCTCCAAGAAGTGATGCCGAGGAGACGGAAGCCTTCACGGGCAAAGGCAGCTTGAGATCATCGGCATGGATCTCCAACATGGCCTTCACAGCCATCGGGGTGACTTTGACGGATCGAACCGTACCGACCATGATTCCCCGAAACGTAACGGGTGAGCGGGCTGCAAGTCCGCCAGCGTTGGCGAAGTCTGCCGTCACAGTCCAGGTCTCCGACCCAAGACGGACACCTCTGAGCCACAGCATGGTGCCGGCAAATGCTGCGATCGCTCCGACGATCGAAAAGCCAACCAGGGCTTCGCGGACACTACGGCGCATGGCTCATTGGTCGGAGGGCTGCATCGGTCCGCGCAGGTTACCCGTCCTGAACTGAACGACGTAGGGGTTGTCGGTGGAGCGATACTCATCGACGCTGCCGTCCCACTGAAAACGGCCTCCGTAGAGCATCACGATGCGTTCCGCAGAACGCTCGATTGTGCTCTGCACATGACTCACCACAACTGAGCAGCCACGGGCCACGGTCGTGGTCTTCACGATCAGATCCTCGATGCGAGTTGAGGCAACCGGATCAAGGCCTGCCGTCGGCTCGTCGTAAAGCAACAGTGGCATCGCCCCCTCTTCGCGGTCGGGATCGTCAATCAAAGCCCTGGCGAAGCTCACCCGTTTCTGCATACCTCCACTGAGCTGGCCGGGATACTTATCTGCCACATCATTCAGGCCAACGGCCTCAAGACACTGCTGAACCCGCTCACGAATCTGGGCAGGTTTCAGTCGCCCGAGGCGCATTAAAAGAAAGCCAACGTTTTCCTCAACGGTGAGTGAGGCCAGCAAGGCAGGGTTCTGAAACACCAGTCGCACATCCGGCGGACGGCGCTGATCAAGGCGCAAGTAATCCTGCAGTTCTCCAAACAGGCGCAGTTCACCGGCAGTGGGCAACTGCAGACCAGCCAACAGCCGCAGGACCGTTGACTTCCCCGCCCCTGAAGGCCCAACCACCGCAATACGCTCTCCCGGCTGCATGGAGAGCTTCACATTGTCCAGCACCGGCTTGGCCCCCCACTGCATCGTGAGGTCACGCATCTCCACCACAGGCGTCTGGGTTGCTGGAGAGGTCGGATCCAGCCTGGTCTGCACGGGGTTTCTACGCATTAGAGGCCCATATTGCCTCCTTTGCACTGAAGGGGATGGCCATCAAGAACAACTTCCGTACAGTTCCCTCATCGCAAGGGAAGCGACGACCTCGGCCCCGGATTGCACTTGACCAGCCCCAGCCACCGCGGACGCCGTCAACGCATCCGAGCCATGCAGGCCGCACGGCAGCGTGATCTGATGATGCGCTCCCGCCGGGCGGTGCGTTGGCTCCAACCAGGTCTGGTGGTAAAGCGTTGGTTGCTCACCTCAGGAATTGGACTGATGTTGGCCCTGCTGGGCGCTGCGGTCTGGGCCGATTTACAGCCGATCTACTGGATGCTCTGGGCCATCCAGGAATCATTGAGCTGGATCACTCGAGTGTTGCCGAGGGGAATTACCGGGCCGTTGGTTCTACTTGTGGGCGTCGGCCTGCTGCTCTGGGGGCAGAGCCGCAGCTTCGGTTCCATCCAACAGGCCCTGGCCCCTGAAAAAGACACCGTTTTGGTGGATGCACTGCGCGCAAAAAGCCGCCTCAACCGTGGTCCAAACATCGTCGCCATCGGCGGCGGCACCGGGCTTTCCACGCTGCTGAGTGGCCTCAAGCGTTACAGCAGCCACATCACGGCCGTCGTCACCGTGGCTGACGATGGCGGCAGCAGCGGCGTGCTGCGGCGAGAGCTAGGCGTTCAACCACCCGGCGACATCCGCAACTGTCTGGCAGCGTTATCCACCGAAGAACCGCTGCTGACCCGTCTGTTCCAGTACCGCTTCTCAGCAGGAGGGGGCCTTGAGGGTCACAGCTTCGGCAATCTTTTTCTTTCAGCGCTCACCGCTATCACCGGCAGCCTAGAAACGGCGATCACCGCCTCAAGCCGAGTGCTGGCCGTACAGGGTCAGGTGGTGCCTGCCACGAATGTGGATGTGCGGCTTTGGGCTGAACTGGAGGACGGTCGCCGCATCGAAGGGGAATCGGCGATCGGGAAAGCACCGAGCCCAATCGTTCGTCTGGGATGTCTGCCGGAACGCCCCCCAGCGCTGCCGAGGGCTTTGGAGGCCATCGCACAGGCGGATCTGATTCTGCTGGGCCCTGGCAGCCTCTACACCTCACTGCTGCCCAATCTGCTGGTTCCTGAACTGGTAAGTGCCATTCAGCGCAGCCGTGCGCCGAAGCTCTACATCTGCAATCTGATGACACAGCCCGGTGAAACTGACGGACTGGATGTGAGTGGACATCTGAGGGCCATCGAAGCGCAACTGGCCTCTCTAGGCATCAACCACCGACTCTTTGATGCCGTGCTCGCTCAAGAGCCGATCGGAGACTCACCACTGATCAAGCATTACCGCTCACGCGGAGCTGAGCCGGTGACCTGCAATCGCCGCGAGCTAGAGGCCGAGGGATACGACGTGATGGAAGCACCACTGCAAGGCAGCAGGCCAACAGCAACCCTGCGTCATGACCCTCGCAGTCTGGCGCTGGGAGTGATGCGCTTTTACAGAAAACACAAAACTGATAAATCTTCTGTAGCGAGTTAAATCATTCCAACTAAATCTTCAATTCAAGAAACAAAATCTTTTTTGGAGGTCAATACGCGTCCTGCATCTCATAAAAGTCAGGCTGCACATAGTCTTTACGCAAAGGCCAACCGGTCCAGTCCTCAGGCATCAGCAACCGCTTGGGATGGGGGTGACCTTTAAAGGTAATACCGAACATGTCGTATGTTTCGCGCTCTTGCCAATCAGACCCGCGAAACAGCCCGTAGAGGCTGGGAACACTCGGCTCTCCTTCTCTGGGGAGAAACACTTTCAGGCGCACTTCGCGCAACTGATCAACAACTCCATCGGCAACCTCAGCCATGGCAATGAAGTGGTAGAAGCTGACCAGTTGCTGCCCGGGCCCTTCGTCGTAACCACCCTGGCACTGCAGATGATCAAATCCATGGCTTTTGAGAGCCGCGGCAATCACGGGGAGGAACAACCCCTCAACGCCAATCTGCTCAACCCCGACATGGTCAGGATCCAGAACCACATGTTCAAAGCCTTGCTCAGTCAGCCATTCACTAACGGGACCTGGCTCTGGACCTGTTGCCACTGGAGCATCCTTCTTGACCTCCTTCTCAGATTTGGGGTTGTTCTCAGCTTCGCTGACCTTTTCGGGTTTTTTGACCTTCTCGGGTTTGTTGTCCTTTTCAGGGGTGGCGCTCATGACTCTTCAGGGATGGTGACGGTCTCCGCTTCGACCCTCTCGGCTTGGGCAGTCTCCAGGGCGGGCATCGGCATCCCTGCACCAGGCTTCAGAGCAGCGACCTGTGTTTCAGCACGCAAGTAGGCACCGGTCACGATTGGCTCCACAGGAGTCATCGCATGCTCCACCGTGCAGTAGCGGTGGGTTTGCATCAACAGACGGCGATCGGCAACGGATTCGTTGGCCACTTTCTTGCGGAGTTTGATCACAGCATCGAAGATCGCTTCAGGCCTTGGCGGACAGCCGGGAAGATAAAGGTCAACGGGAATCAGCTTGTCCACACCACGGACAGCGGTTGTCGAGTCTGCACTGAACATGCCACCGGTGATGGTGCAGGCACCCATGGCGATCACATATTTAGGTTCGGGCATCTGCTCATACAAACGCACCAATGCAGGCGCCATTTTCATGGTGACTGTGCCAGCAACGAGCAACAGGTCTGCTTGGCGAGGTGAACTTCTC harbors:
- a CDS encoding ABC transporter ATP-binding protein, producing MQWGAKPVLDNVKLSMQPGERIAVVGPSGAGKSTVLRLLAGLQLPTAGELRLFGELQDYLRLDQRRPPDVRLVFQNPALLASLTVEENVGFLLMRLGRLKPAQIRERVQQCLEAVGLNDVADKYPGQLSGGMQKRVSFARALIDDPDREEGAMPLLLYDEPTAGLDPVASTRIEDLIVKTTTVARGCSVVVSHVQSTIERSAERIVMLYGGRFQWDGSVDEYRSTDNPYVVQFRTGNLRGPMQPSDQ
- the yvcK gene encoding gluconeogenesis factor YvcK family protein is translated as MQAARQRDLMMRSRRAVRWLQPGLVVKRWLLTSGIGLMLALLGAAVWADLQPIYWMLWAIQESLSWITRVLPRGITGPLVLLVGVGLLLWGQSRSFGSIQQALAPEKDTVLVDALRAKSRLNRGPNIVAIGGGTGLSTLLSGLKRYSSHITAVVTVADDGGSSGVLRRELGVQPPGDIRNCLAALSTEEPLLTRLFQYRFSAGGGLEGHSFGNLFLSALTAITGSLETAITASSRVLAVQGQVVPATNVDVRLWAELEDGRRIEGESAIGKAPSPIVRLGCLPERPPALPRALEAIAQADLILLGPGSLYTSLLPNLLVPELVSAIQRSRAPKLYICNLMTQPGETDGLDVSGHLRAIEAQLASLGINHRLFDAVLAQEPIGDSPLIKHYRSRGAEPVTCNRRELEAEGYDVMEAPLQGSRPTATLRHDPRSLALGVMRFYRKHKTDKSSVAS
- a CDS encoding NAD(P)H-quinone oxidoreductase subunit J, whose amino-acid sequence is MSATPEKDNKPEKVKKPEKVSEAENNPKSEKEVKKDAPVATGPEPGPVSEWLTEQGFEHVVLDPDHVGVEQIGVEGLFLPVIAAALKSHGFDHLQCQGGYDEGPGQQLVSFYHFIAMAEVADGVVDQLREVRLKVFLPREGEPSVPSLYGLFRGSDWQERETYDMFGITFKGHPHPKRLLMPEDWTGWPLRKDYVQPDFYEMQDAY
- a CDS encoding MlaD family protein, which gives rise to MRRSVREALVGFSIVGAIAAFAGTMLWLRGVRLGSETWTVTADFANAGGLAARSPVTFRGIMVGTVRSVKVTPMAVKAMLEIHADDLKLPLPVKASVSSASLLGGDSQVELVTTGAPLPKNAPTPKSGRCRNSGILCNGATVPGESAASLSTVTATLEQLLNEAQKSNLIPELVESTKQFGITSQDASKFLNTADVAAENVDELVNQLRAEVARAKPTIENLNRATAEAADAAAHINNLAGAIDNPETVSDLKQTVTNARDLTARIDQVGGDIEQLTDDPRFMKSLRSVMIGLGTLFEEVYPAQTGTSN
- the nuoB gene encoding NADH-quinone oxidoreductase subunit NuoB, which translates into the protein MTSSIERAATTGEAPSIQAVRDLRESSCAPVAGAADGVPTVTQDLSENIILTSLDDLHNWARLSSLWPLLYGTACCFIEFAALLGSRFDFDRFGLVPRSSPRQADLLLVAGTVTMKMAPALVRLYEQMPEPKYVIAMGACTITGGMFSADSTTAVRGVDKLIPVDLYLPGCPPRPEAIFDAVIKLRKKVANESVADRRLLMQTHRYCTVEHAMTPVEPIVTGAYLRAETQVAALKPGAGMPMPALETAQAERVEAETVTIPEES